In Fibrobacter sp. UWT2, a single genomic region encodes these proteins:
- the rplK gene encoding 50S ribosomal protein L11 produces MAKKITGYIKLQIPAGAANPAPPVGPALGQKGVNIMEFCKQFNAKTQNDKGMIIPVVITVYADKSFTFITKVSPVPALIKKAAGIESGSGEPNRKKVGKLTKAQVQDIAQKKMPDLNTIDLEAAMRMVAGTARSMGVEVVD; encoded by the coding sequence GTGGCAAAGAAAATCACAGGTTATATTAAGCTCCAGATTCCTGCAGGCGCCGCAAACCCGGCTCCTCCGGTGGGTCCCGCCCTTGGTCAGAAGGGTGTGAACATCATGGAATTCTGCAAGCAGTTCAATGCAAAGACTCAGAACGACAAGGGCATGATTATCCCGGTCGTTATTACAGTCTATGCCGATAAGAGCTTTACCTTCATCACGAAGGTATCGCCGGTTCCGGCCCTCATCAAGAAGGCCGCCGGCATTGAAAGCGGCTCTGGCGAACCCAACCGTAAGAAAGTTGGTAAGCTCACCAAGGCCCAGGTCCAGGATATCGCCCAAAAGAAGATGCCGGATCTAAACACAATCGACCTCGAAGCCGCTATGCGCATGGTCGCGGGTACTGCTCGCTCCATGGGCGTTGAAGTGGTTGACTGA
- the rplA gene encoding 50S ribosomal protein L1, whose product MFRGKKYKKIAESIDRNKAYDLAEAVQILKKSELKFDQTVEIHFNLGVDPKHSDQVVRGTVVLPHGTGRQVRVLVFCKDNNLEVAKNAGADYAGGADLVQKIQEGWLDFDSVVATPDMMPVISKVAKVLGPRGLMPSPKAGTVTVNVAQTVKELKAGKIQYRVDKGANVHAPVGKLSFGVEQLVENTKAVIDSVVKNKPQSSKGTYIKSLTLSATMAPGIKLDMALTR is encoded by the coding sequence ATGTTCAGAGGAAAAAAATACAAGAAGATTGCAGAAAGCATCGATCGTAACAAGGCTTATGATCTTGCTGAAGCAGTCCAAATCCTTAAAAAGTCCGAATTGAAGTTCGACCAGACGGTCGAAATCCACTTCAATCTCGGTGTGGACCCAAAACATTCCGACCAAGTGGTTCGTGGCACTGTCGTGCTGCCGCATGGTACCGGTCGTCAGGTCCGCGTCTTGGTTTTCTGCAAGGACAATAACCTTGAAGTTGCTAAGAACGCAGGTGCTGACTACGCAGGTGGTGCTGACTTGGTTCAGAAGATTCAGGAAGGCTGGCTGGACTTTGATTCCGTCGTTGCTACTCCCGACATGATGCCGGTGATTAGTAAGGTCGCTAAGGTCCTCGGTCCTCGCGGTTTGATGCCTTCTCCGAAGGCCGGCACGGTTACGGTTAACGTGGCCCAGACGGTTAAGGAACTCAAGGCTGGTAAGATTCAGTACCGCGTTGACAAGGGCGCCAACGTCCATGCCCCCGTAGGCAAGCTCTCCTTCGGCGTCGAACAGCTGGTTGAAAACACCAAGGCTGTGATCGATTCCGTTGTCAAGAACAAGCCTCAATCTTCTAAGGGCACCTACATTAAGAGCCTTACGTTGTCCGCAACGATGGCTCCGGGCATCAAACTTGATATGGCACTGACGCGATAG
- the rplJ gene encoding 50S ribosomal protein L10, translating into MKAVVKKQQTVDSLVESFNGATAVYLLNYQGMTVEKDNALRKALASKGVKYHAVKNTLLKRVLAALKVEGLDDLLTGATSVMVGFEEDPLLPAREIEAFHKANPDFLVAKSVYLDGKAMPGSEVVNLSKIPDRKGMIAQIVSIALGPGSTIAGQIKTLQEKLEKESGSEAAPEAAAEA; encoded by the coding sequence ATGAAAGCTGTAGTTAAAAAACAACAGACCGTGGATTCGCTCGTCGAGTCCTTCAATGGCGCTACCGCCGTCTATCTGCTCAATTATCAAGGCATGACCGTAGAAAAGGACAATGCCCTTCGCAAGGCACTCGCATCTAAGGGTGTGAAGTACCACGCTGTGAAGAACACTCTTCTCAAGCGCGTGCTCGCTGCTCTTAAGGTCGAAGGTCTCGACGATTTGCTGACCGGCGCAACTTCTGTGATGGTCGGCTTTGAAGAAGACCCGCTTCTGCCTGCTCGCGAAATTGAAGCATTCCACAAAGCAAACCCCGATTTCTTGGTTGCCAAGAGCGTGTACCTTGATGGCAAGGCGATGCCTGGCTCCGAAGTCGTGAACCTCTCCAAGATCCCGGATCGTAAGGGCATGATCGCTCAGATCGTCTCCATCGCTCTCGGACCTGGCTCCACGATCGCCGGTCAAATCAAGACACTCCAGGAAAAGCTGGAAAAAGAATCGGGCTCCGAAGCTGCCCCTGAAGCCGCTGCGGAAGCTTAA
- the rplL gene encoding 50S ribosomal protein L7/L12, with the protein MTTDIKALGDQIVGLTLLEAKALADYLKETHGIEAAAGGAVVMAAAAAAPAEEKSEFDVILVECGAKKMDVLKAVRAITGLGLKEAKDLVEKANSVVKEAMPKADAEKLKKDLEDLGAKVALK; encoded by the coding sequence ATGACAACTGATATCAAGGCACTGGGCGATCAAATCGTTGGTCTTACCCTTCTCGAAGCCAAGGCTTTGGCTGACTACCTTAAAGAAACCCACGGCATCGAAGCTGCTGCCGGTGGCGCCGTCGTAATGGCCGCTGCTGCTGCCGCTCCTGCTGAAGAAAAGTCTGAATTCGACGTCATCCTCGTCGAATGCGGCGCTAAGAAGATGGACGTCCTCAAGGCCGTCCGTGCCATCACCGGTCTGGGCCTCAAGGAAGCCAAGGACCTGGTCGAAAAGGCCAACAGCGTGGTTAAGGAAGCAATGCCGAAGGCTGACGCTGAAAAGCTCAAGAAGGACCTGGAAGATCTCGGAGCAAAGGTCGCTCTGAAGTAA
- the rpoB gene encoding DNA-directed RNA polymerase subunit beta, whose product MTTERKSYSSNKFQLELPYLIEVQKASYEQFLQKEISPEKRLKVGLERVFQDIFPITDVKGLYSLNYEGYYFGIPKYSIPECRERGLTYSMELYATLSLQIFEEDGEDRKLKEEVKNDVLICELPIMTENGTFIVNGAERVVVSQLHRSYGISFDEELQPSGRSDYKSRIIPHCGAWVEFNTEGDTLYLIIDRKKKLAATTMLRCIGFETTQEILKLFYKKTEEVSIDELKGQFDENGVCVLIDRIIFEDVIDKDSGEVIVHANDVIDEKKLECLIENKVETVVLLSKDEDNLLIHYTLAADKSKSREDALKAIYSVTHQQQDEAPDMRTAELYFDSQFISDPHKYDLGEVGRYRLNAKIYSKPEILKVLEEQGDEFKIPSLTTMTMSKADFLAIIEYMVGLYSDTEGYTLDDIDHLGNRRTRSVGELLANQISVGLSRMSRVIRENLNLHGEDEQTTPRDLVNTRMVSSTVQSFFGSSQLSQFMDQMNPLSELTHKRRLSALGPGGLSRERAGFEVRDVHYTHYGRLCPIETPEGPNIGLINSLASFAVVNHFGFIETPYRIVGLIDFKDAKGNIVKIPEAKWHFGIFKAFVHDPHLFLELELSKKQIDSVRMNLDIKQRDLFEGFVNKVFAFKDAEGNVTYYRNGFTVDDFNGKADYEQVGTVVEQIVSDYITFLTADEEDAFKVAPASTELTEDNRFKGDMDGYVIVRDKSEYPHLMRQDSFALDDTETERIDLMDVAPMQLVSVAAGLIPFLEHDDANRALMGSNMQRQAVPLLRAEAPVVGTGLERRAALDSGTVVRAKHDGKVTFVDARNITVQRGNMVDGNFVPLTGLGEDYEFLGKDPIDNYVLRKFERSNQDSCINQKPIVDVGDFVKAGDVLADGVSTDHGELALGKNILIGFLPWNGYNYEDAVIISEELAIKDTFTSIHIEEYELEVRDTKRGPEELTREIPNVGEDALRNLDENGVIRVGAEVSADDILVGKVTPKGETELSPEERLLRAIFGEKAGDVRDSSLKAPPGMKGVVLETRIFSKKDKADKNSKEKDQETINEIRANFQAQIDKIKASCSEHLFELLGGKAAGKVMDNETHELLIREGQTYTEQNLSVIDVTKVSPASTFVVGDDELQEKVLSLVLVARDNLDTLTRTMEKEIDKVTKGDELKPGVLKSVKVYIAKKRCLSIGDKMAGRHGNKGVVSKIVPVEDMPFTEDGRPLQILLNPLGVPSRMNIGQVLEVHLGWAAKTLGFKVSTPVFDGAKFEDICKELEKAYQKNPIVNYEMDPDNNKIIGKAKLYDGRTGEAFLNPVTIGYMYYLKLGHLVDDKIHARSIGSYALVTQQPLGGKSQFGGQRFGEMEVWAMEAYGAAYTLQELLTVKSDDVQGRSKVYDAIVHGQNTPKPGVPESFNVMIREVRSLGLNIQTNGDK is encoded by the coding sequence ATGACCACGGAGCGAAAAAGCTATTCCTCCAACAAGTTCCAGCTGGAACTCCCGTACCTGATCGAAGTCCAGAAGGCTTCGTACGAGCAATTCCTCCAGAAGGAAATCTCGCCAGAAAAACGTCTCAAGGTAGGGCTGGAACGCGTGTTCCAGGATATTTTCCCGATCACTGACGTCAAGGGTCTTTACTCCCTTAATTATGAAGGTTATTATTTCGGTATCCCGAAGTACAGCATCCCCGAATGCCGTGAGCGCGGTCTCACGTATTCCATGGAGCTTTACGCAACTCTTTCTCTCCAGATTTTCGAAGAAGATGGCGAAGATCGCAAGCTGAAGGAAGAAGTTAAGAACGACGTTCTTATTTGCGAACTCCCGATCATGACTGAAAACGGTACGTTCATCGTCAATGGCGCTGAACGCGTTGTCGTTTCCCAGTTGCACCGTTCCTACGGTATTAGCTTTGACGAAGAACTCCAGCCCAGCGGCCGCTCCGATTACAAGAGCCGTATTATTCCGCACTGTGGTGCCTGGGTCGAATTCAATACCGAAGGCGACACCCTTTATCTTATCATTGACCGCAAGAAGAAGCTCGCTGCTACGACCATGCTCCGCTGCATCGGTTTCGAAACCACGCAGGAAATTCTCAAGCTCTTCTACAAGAAGACCGAAGAAGTATCTATCGACGAGCTCAAGGGTCAGTTTGACGAAAATGGCGTCTGCGTCCTCATCGACCGCATCATTTTCGAAGACGTGATTGACAAGGATTCCGGCGAAGTCATCGTCCACGCCAACGACGTGATCGACGAAAAGAAGCTCGAATGCCTCATCGAAAACAAGGTGGAAACGGTTGTGCTCCTCTCCAAGGACGAAGACAACCTCCTCATCCACTACACCCTCGCTGCCGACAAGTCCAAGTCCCGCGAAGACGCCCTCAAGGCTATCTACTCCGTGACCCACCAGCAGCAGGACGAAGCTCCGGACATGCGCACTGCCGAACTCTATTTCGACAGCCAGTTCATTTCCGACCCGCACAAGTACGATCTCGGCGAAGTTGGCCGTTATCGCTTGAACGCTAAGATTTACAGCAAGCCCGAAATCTTGAAGGTCCTCGAAGAACAGGGCGACGAATTCAAGATTCCGTCTCTCACCACGATGACCATGAGCAAGGCAGACTTCCTTGCCATCATCGAATACATGGTTGGCCTCTACAGCGATACTGAAGGTTACACCCTCGACGATATCGACCACTTGGGCAACCGTCGTACCCGTTCCGTGGGCGAACTCCTTGCTAACCAGATTTCCGTGGGTCTCTCCCGTATGTCTCGCGTCATCCGCGAGAACCTGAACCTCCACGGCGAAGACGAACAGACCACTCCGCGCGACCTCGTGAATACCCGTATGGTCAGCTCCACGGTGCAGTCCTTCTTCGGTTCTTCTCAGCTTTCCCAGTTCATGGACCAGATGAACCCGCTTTCTGAATTGACTCACAAGCGTCGTCTCTCCGCTCTCGGTCCTGGTGGTCTTTCCCGCGAACGCGCAGGCTTCGAAGTCCGTGACGTGCACTACACGCACTACGGCCGTCTTTGCCCGATCGAAACTCCGGAAGGCCCGAACATCGGTCTTATCAACTCCCTCGCCTCCTTCGCCGTGGTGAACCACTTCGGCTTTATCGAAACCCCGTACCGTATCGTGGGTCTCATCGACTTCAAGGATGCCAAGGGCAACATCGTAAAGATTCCGGAAGCCAAGTGGCACTTCGGTATCTTCAAGGCTTTCGTGCATGACCCGCACCTCTTCCTGGAACTCGAACTTTCCAAGAAGCAGATCGATTCCGTGCGCATGAACCTCGACATCAAGCAGCGCGACCTCTTCGAAGGTTTCGTGAACAAGGTGTTTGCGTTCAAGGATGCCGAAGGCAACGTGACTTACTACCGTAACGGTTTCACCGTTGATGACTTCAACGGCAAGGCCGACTACGAACAGGTGGGCACTGTGGTCGAACAGATCGTTTCCGACTACATCACCTTCCTCACTGCCGACGAAGAAGACGCTTTCAAGGTGGCTCCGGCTTCTACCGAACTCACCGAAGACAACCGCTTCAAGGGCGACATGGACGGTTACGTGATCGTTCGCGACAAGAGCGAATACCCGCACCTCATGCGCCAGGACAGCTTCGCTCTCGACGATACCGAAACCGAACGCATCGACCTCATGGACGTGGCCCCGATGCAGCTCGTGTCTGTGGCTGCCGGTCTTATTCCGTTCCTTGAACACGACGACGCTAACCGTGCATTGATGGGTTCTAACATGCAGCGCCAGGCTGTGCCTCTGCTCCGCGCCGAAGCTCCGGTCGTGGGTACGGGTCTCGAACGCCGCGCCGCTCTCGACTCGGGTACGGTCGTCCGCGCCAAGCACGACGGTAAGGTGACCTTCGTTGACGCTCGCAACATCACCGTGCAGCGTGGCAACATGGTCGACGGCAACTTCGTGCCGCTCACCGGTCTCGGCGAAGACTACGAATTCCTCGGCAAGGATCCGATTGACAATTACGTTCTCCGCAAGTTCGAACGTTCCAACCAGGATTCCTGCATCAACCAGAAGCCTATCGTGGATGTGGGCGACTTCGTCAAGGCTGGCGATGTGCTCGCTGACGGTGTGTCTACCGACCACGGCGAACTGGCTCTCGGTAAGAACATTTTGATCGGCTTCCTCCCCTGGAACGGTTACAACTACGAAGACGCCGTTATCATTTCGGAAGAACTCGCCATCAAGGATACCTTTACCTCTATTCATATCGAAGAATATGAACTCGAAGTCCGCGATACCAAGCGCGGTCCGGAAGAACTCACTCGTGAAATTCCGAACGTCGGCGAAGATGCTCTCCGCAACCTCGACGAAAACGGCGTGATCCGCGTGGGTGCCGAAGTTTCCGCTGACGATATCCTCGTCGGTAAGGTGACGCCGAAGGGCGAAACCGAACTCTCTCCGGAAGAACGTTTGCTCCGCGCTATCTTCGGCGAAAAGGCCGGCGACGTGCGCGATTCTTCTCTGAAGGCTCCTCCGGGAATGAAGGGTGTCGTGCTCGAAACCCGTATCTTCAGCAAGAAGGACAAGGCTGACAAGAACAGCAAGGAAAAGGACCAGGAAACCATCAACGAAATCCGCGCCAACTTCCAGGCTCAGATTGATAAGATCAAGGCTTCTTGCTCCGAACACTTGTTCGAACTTTTGGGTGGCAAGGCTGCCGGCAAGGTCATGGACAACGAAACCCATGAACTCTTGATTCGCGAAGGCCAGACTTACACCGAACAGAACCTCTCCGTCATCGACGTGACGAAGGTTTCTCCGGCTTCCACCTTCGTGGTGGGCGACGACGAACTCCAGGAAAAGGTTCTTTCGCTCGTGCTCGTTGCACGCGACAACCTGGATACGCTCACCCGTACCATGGAAAAGGAAATCGACAAGGTCACTAAGGGTGACGAACTCAAGCCGGGCGTTCTCAAGAGCGTCAAGGTCTACATTGCCAAGAAGCGTTGCCTCTCTATCGGTGACAAGATGGCAGGTCGTCACGGTAACAAGGGTGTGGTCTCCAAGATCGTGCCTGTCGAAGACATGCCGTTCACCGAAGACGGTCGTCCGCTTCAGATTCTTCTGAACCCGCTGGGCGTGCCTTCTCGTATGAACATCGGTCAGGTGCTTGAAGTTCACCTTGGCTGGGCTGCAAAGACCCTCGGTTTCAAGGTTTCTACTCCCGTGTTCGATGGTGCCAAGTTCGAAGACATCTGCAAGGAACTCGAAAAGGCTTACCAGAAGAACCCGATCGTGAACTACGAAATGGATCCGGACAACAACAAGATTATCGGTAAGGCAAAGCTTTATGACGGCCGTACCGGTGAAGCCTTCTTGAACCCGGTGACGATTGGTTACATGTACTACCTGAAGCTCGGTCACTTGGTGGACGACAAGATCCACGCCCGTTCTATCGGTAGCTACGCTCTCGTGACCCAGCAGCCTCTTGGCGGTAAGAGCCAGTTCGGTGGCCAGCGCTTCGGTGAAATGGAAGTGTGGGCTATGGAAGCTTACGGTGCCGCTTACACGCTGCAGGAACTCCTCACCGTCAAGTCTGACGACGTGCAGGGCCGTTCCAAGGTGTACGATGCTATCGTCCACGGTCAGAACACTCCGAAGCCGGGTGTTCCTGAATCCTTCAACGTTATGATCCGCGAAGTTCGTTCTTTGGGTCTCAATATTCAGACCAATGGAGATAAGTAA
- the rpoC gene encoding DNA-directed RNA polymerase subunit beta', with the protein MVEEIERDNSGDISIHLAAPEMIRSWSHGEVTKPETINYRSFKPEKDGLFCEKIFGPVKNWECNCGKFKRIRYKGVVCDRCGVEVTHSNVRRKYMGHIELAIPLTHTWFVRNQPCVIGALLNLSTKDLDNIIYYEKYVVIDPGDADLEPNALIDEAQYQDLTNEGRTFDAKMGASAIKQLLDRVDLTALSAELRTQAMSKSKTKQEDALKRLKVVDSFLKSQRDSFRSYYEDPEKAQKADSQQPWLRGLAEAVAEFKANYEAKHDNFVVADAYEEFRKMYPSEARLLANQPSWMILDVLPVIPPDLRPLVPLEGGRFATSDLNELYRRVINRNNRLKKLIDLRAPNVILCNEKRMLQEAVDQLFDSGRRTARTGSARPMKSLAELLKGKQGRFRMNLLGKRVDYSGRSVIVVGPELRMHQCGLPKRMALELYKPFIIHRLEEEGIVYTLKSAKKYVDAERPEVWDILEEIIEDHPVMLNRAPTLHRLGIQAFYPRLIEGNAIRLHPLVCTAFNADFDGDQMACHLPLSFETQLECRVLMLSSNNILHPASGQPIAVPGQDIVLGLYYLTKPRPARKGEGMHFFDSAEAVRAYENGVVDLNAIVYLKLKAGKKIYMGALEKDAVCLRESADDNGNIEQAVKAGEKIKFLTLKEDNVIKTTVGRIIFNEFVPKELGYANETFGKKVIAKSIDDLYRRTGNRVTVDYLDDLKANGYKWATRAGSSVAIAEMVIPKEKQEMLDKAAEQVSRIRGLYEDGVITDGERYNQTIDVWSKTTSEVAAKQWDLLSSDRDGFNPVYMMADSGARGSREQIKQLSGMRGLMQKPIKQLGGQEVIENPIKSCFREGLNVMEYFISSHGARKGLADTALKTADAGYLTRRLVDVGQDLVITEEDCGTTNGIEVSAFKDGDDTVIALEERLLGRAPVDDIKHPVTGEVIVKAGELVTERDLPKISATGLEHIKMRSVLTCDSRNGVCSKCYGRMLASGRPVDLGEAVGVLAAQSIGEPGTQLTLRTFHIGGASSRLTVESDKKATVDGRIELEQVETVEHDGQKVVTSRMAELVIFDKTGINKGRYQIPYGSILHVENGAAVTAGQVMFEWDPYNSPIISNVSGKVVLTDMVENRTYRSETDEVTGVETWTVISDKQHGKKDLHPAVTIVDSSNTKIGNYMLPDGAILTVKAGDMVTVGQTVAKLPRAAGKTRDITGGLPRVAELFEARIPKNKAFIAPIDGLVEKIEEVRNNQVVYIKMDDQEEKVLVPRGVHLAVNEGDRVHIGQKISEGSLDPHDILDVLGPEEVQRHLVNEIQAVYRLQGVAIADKHIECIVRQMMRKVKVKDSGDSELLPGEEISKARLRAENDRLVALGKTPATFTPMLLGITKASLATDSFISACSFQETTKILTRASIEGSVDPLLGLKENVIMGRLIPCGTGARHLRNVQVVDADAELDAAARPMGIQGDYTVSDDNDIQMLDNEIGINDDDDSDN; encoded by the coding sequence ATGGTCGAAGAAATTGAACGCGACAATTCTGGCGATATTTCGATTCACCTCGCCGCTCCGGAAATGATCCGCAGCTGGTCCCATGGGGAAGTGACCAAGCCCGAAACTATCAACTACCGTTCCTTCAAGCCTGAAAAGGATGGTCTTTTCTGCGAAAAGATCTTTGGACCGGTGAAGAACTGGGAATGTAACTGCGGTAAGTTCAAGCGCATCCGTTACAAGGGTGTGGTGTGCGACCGTTGCGGCGTGGAAGTGACTCACTCCAACGTGCGCCGTAAGTACATGGGCCACATTGAACTTGCTATTCCTCTGACCCACACCTGGTTCGTTCGTAACCAGCCGTGCGTCATTGGCGCTCTCCTCAATTTGTCCACCAAGGATCTCGACAACATCATCTACTATGAAAAGTATGTCGTGATCGATCCGGGTGACGCTGACCTCGAACCCAACGCCTTGATCGATGAAGCCCAGTATCAGGACCTCACCAACGAAGGCCGTACTTTCGACGCCAAGATGGGTGCCTCCGCTATCAAGCAGCTGCTTGACCGCGTTGACCTCACCGCTCTTTCTGCTGAACTTCGCACTCAGGCTATGTCCAAGTCCAAGACCAAGCAGGAAGACGCTCTCAAGCGCCTCAAGGTCGTGGATTCCTTCCTCAAGTCTCAGCGCGACAGTTTCCGTAGCTACTACGAAGATCCTGAAAAGGCCCAGAAGGCCGACAGCCAGCAGCCCTGGCTCCGTGGCCTCGCCGAAGCCGTTGCCGAATTCAAGGCTAACTACGAAGCCAAGCACGACAACTTTGTCGTGGCCGACGCTTACGAAGAATTCCGCAAGATGTACCCGAGCGAAGCACGCCTTCTCGCTAACCAGCCGTCTTGGATGATCCTCGACGTGCTTCCGGTGATTCCGCCTGATCTTCGTCCGCTCGTTCCGCTCGAAGGCGGCCGTTTCGCAACGTCTGACTTGAACGAACTTTATCGCCGTGTCATCAACCGCAACAACCGTTTGAAGAAGTTGATTGACCTCCGTGCACCGAACGTGATTCTCTGCAACGAAAAGCGTATGTTGCAGGAAGCTGTTGACCAGCTGTTCGACAGCGGCCGTCGCACTGCCCGTACGGGTTCTGCACGTCCGATGAAGAGCCTCGCCGAACTCTTGAAGGGTAAGCAGGGCCGCTTCCGTATGAACTTGCTCGGTAAGCGCGTGGACTACTCCGGTCGTTCCGTGATCGTGGTGGGCCCGGAACTCCGCATGCATCAGTGCGGTCTCCCGAAGCGCATGGCTCTCGAACTTTACAAGCCGTTCATTATCCACCGTTTGGAAGAAGAAGGTATCGTCTATACCCTCAAGTCCGCTAAGAAGTATGTGGACGCCGAACGTCCGGAAGTGTGGGATATCCTCGAAGAAATTATCGAAGACCACCCGGTGATGTTGAACCGCGCCCCGACGCTTCACCGTCTGGGTATCCAGGCGTTCTACCCGCGCCTGATCGAAGGTAACGCAATCCGCCTCCACCCGCTCGTCTGTACTGCATTTAACGCAGACTTCGACGGTGACCAGATGGCTTGCCACCTTCCGCTGTCTTTCGAAACGCAGCTCGAATGCCGCGTTCTCATGCTCTCTTCGAACAACATTCTTCACCCGGCTTCCGGTCAGCCGATCGCTGTGCCGGGCCAGGACATCGTGCTCGGTCTGTACTACCTGACCAAGCCGCGTCCGGCTCGTAAGGGTGAAGGCATGCACTTCTTCGACTCCGCCGAAGCCGTGCGCGCTTACGAAAACGGTGTTGTCGATCTGAACGCAATCGTTTACTTGAAGCTCAAGGCCGGCAAGAAGATCTATATGGGCGCCCTCGAAAAGGATGCCGTCTGCTTGCGCGAATCTGCCGACGATAACGGCAATATCGAACAGGCTGTCAAGGCCGGCGAAAAGATCAAGTTCCTTACCCTTAAGGAAGACAATGTTATCAAGACGACCGTCGGTCGTATCATCTTCAACGAATTCGTTCCGAAGGAACTTGGCTACGCCAACGAAACCTTCGGCAAGAAGGTGATTGCCAAGTCCATTGACGACCTGTACCGCCGCACCGGTAACCGCGTGACCGTGGATTACCTGGATGACTTGAAGGCCAACGGTTACAAGTGGGCAACTCGCGCCGGTTCTTCTGTGGCTATCGCCGAAATGGTGATCCCGAAGGAAAAGCAGGAAATGCTCGACAAGGCTGCCGAACAGGTTTCCCGCATCCGCGGCCTTTACGAAGACGGTGTGATTACTGACGGTGAACGTTATAACCAGACCATTGACGTGTGGTCCAAGACCACGTCCGAAGTTGCTGCCAAGCAGTGGGACTTGCTCTCCAGTGACCGTGACGGCTTCAACCCGGTTTACATGATGGCCGACTCCGGCGCTCGTGGTAGCCGCGAACAGATTAAGCAGCTGTCCGGTATGCGTGGTTTGATGCAGAAGCCGATCAAGCAGCTCGGTGGTCAGGAAGTTATTGAAAACCCGATTAAGTCCTGCTTCCGTGAAGGCTTGAACGTGATGGAATACTTCATCTCGTCTCACGGTGCTCGTAAGGGTTTGGCAGATACCGCTCTTAAGACGGCTGACGCTGGTTACCTTACCCGTCGTCTCGTTGACGTGGGCCAGGACCTCGTGATTACCGAAGAAGACTGCGGTACCACGAACGGCATCGAAGTGTCCGCATTCAAGGACGGCGACGATACCGTGATCGCTCTTGAAGAACGTCTCCTCGGTCGCGCACCGGTGGATGACATCAAGCACCCGGTGACTGGCGAAGTGATCGTCAAGGCCGGCGAACTCGTGACCGAACGCGATCTTCCGAAGATCTCCGCTACGGGTCTCGAACACATCAAGATGCGTTCCGTGCTCACCTGCGATTCTCGCAATGGTGTCTGCTCCAAGTGCTATGGCCGTATGCTTGCTTCCGGTCGCCCGGTTGACCTGGGCGAAGCCGTGGGTGTGCTCGCTGCACAGTCCATCGGTGAACCGGGTACGCAGCTTACCCTCCGTACCTTCCACATCGGTGGTGCTTCTTCTCGTCTTACTGTCGAAAGTGACAAGAAGGCAACCGTCGATGGCCGCATCGAACTCGAACAGGTCGAAACTGTCGAACACGATGGCCAGAAGGTCGTTACCAGCCGCATGGCTGAACTCGTTATCTTTGACAAGACCGGCATCAACAAGGGTCGTTACCAGATTCCGTACGGCTCTATCCTCCATGTCGAAAACGGCGCCGCAGTTACTGCTGGCCAGGTAATGTTCGAATGGGATCCGTATAACAGCCCGATTATCAGTAACGTTTCTGGTAAGGTTGTTCTTACGGACATGGTTGAAAACCGCACCTACCGTTCCGAAACTGACGAAGTGACGGGCGTGGAAACCTGGACCGTGATTAGCGACAAGCAGCACGGCAAGAAGGACCTCCACCCGGCAGTTACCATCGTTGATTCTTCTAACACGAAGATCGGTAACTACATGCTTCCGGACGGCGCTATCCTTACCGTTAAGGCTGGCGACATGGTGACCGTCGGTCAGACTGTTGCAAAACTTCCGCGCGCTGCCGGTAAGACCCGCGATATTACGGGTGGTCTTCCGCGCGTGGCCGAACTCTTCGAAGCTCGTATTCCGAAGAACAAGGCATTCATCGCTCCGATCGACGGTCTCGTCGAAAAGATCGAAGAAGTCCGCAACAACCAGGTAGTTTATATTAAGATGGATGACCAGGAAGAGAAAGTGCTGGTTCCCCGCGGCGTCCATCTGGCGGTCAACGAAGGTGACCGTGTCCACATTGGTCAGAAGATCAGTGAAGGCAGCCTGGATCCCCACGATATCCTCGACGTCCTTGGTCCTGAAGAGGTCCAGCGTCACTTGGTGAACGAAATCCAGGCGGTGTACCGCCTGCAGGGTGTGGCTATCGCAGATAAGCACATCGAATGTATCGTCCGCCAGATGATGCGTAAGGTGAAGGTCAAGGATTCCGGAGACTCCGAACTGCTTCCGGGCGAAGAAATTTCCAAGGCCCGTCTCCGCGCAGAGAACGACCGCTTGGTCGCACTCGGCAAGACTCCGGCGACCTTCACGCCGATGCTCCTTGGTATCACGAAGGCATCCTTGGCGACAGACAGCTTCATTTCTGCCTGCTCGTTCCAGGAGACCACCAAGATCCTTACCCGCGCTTCCATCGAAGGTAGCGTTGACCCGCTCCTGGGTCTTAAGGAAAACGTGATTATGGGTCGTCTTATTCCGTGCGGTACTGGCGCACGCCACCTGAGGAACGTCCAGGTGGTGGATGCCGATGCCGAACTGGATGCCGCGGCTCGGCCTATGGGTATCCAGGGCGATTATACCGTGTCTGACGATAACGATATCCAGATGTTGGATAACGAAATCGGCATCAATGACGATGATGATTCGGATAATTAA